A portion of the Gossypium arboreum isolate Shixiya-1 chromosome 8, ASM2569848v2, whole genome shotgun sequence genome contains these proteins:
- the LOC108469766 gene encoding uncharacterized protein LOC108469766: METLVVVAQHRNQYCSRVKPHGPARFGSSQPSRNFRGVNCRTFQSGAGLLPTPFKYSSTPLTKRPSSPPSSSSSPKTPSPFADGTHSKATRKSSPIPINCNGAPRNEKPFNVEIPGEGFLYSELWAGPAYSNSPPPSSLPIPKFSLRVKRTVSLDLPAAYPIVDVHQTAKSAPASPTRELDPSVAEVFCSADSATKALRRILNLDNTDD; the protein is encoded by the coding sequence ATGGAGACTCTTGTTGTGGTAGCGCAGCATAGGAATCAGTACTGTAGCAGGGTGAAGCCACATGGGCCTGCCAGATTTGGGTCATCACAACCATCTAGAAATTTCAGAGGGGTTAATTGTAGGACTTTTCAGTCTGGAGCAGGATTACTCCCGACCCCGTTTAAGTATAGCTCTACTCCTTTAACCAAACGGCCATCTTCCCCTCCCtcttcatcatcttccccaaaaacGCCATCTCCTTTTGCTGATGGAACACATTCGAAAGCTACAAGGAAAAGCTCTCCTATTCCTATCAATTGCAATGGAGCCCCTAGAAATGAGAAGCCCTTTAATGTGGAAATCCCTGGGGAAGGTTTTCTGTACTCTGAGCTTTGGGCCGGACCTGCTTATTCCAATTCACCACCGCCTAGTTCTTTGCCAATACCCAAATTCTCTCTTCGGGTGAAGAGGACAGTGTCTCTTGATTTGCCTGCTGCTTACCCCATTGTTGATGTTCACCAAACTGCCAAGTCTGCACCTGCATCTCCTACCAGGGAGCTTGACCCTTCTGTAGCTGAAGTTTTTTGTAGTGCTGACTCTGCGACCAAGGCTTTGCGTCGCATTCTCAATCTTGACAATACCGATGACTGA
- the LOC108469192 gene encoding FCS-Like Zinc finger 8-like isoform X2 has protein sequence MLAEWDSAKECSCFSSYISDKTGKVMLRNRSRAVTSKQQPLMADHSSQSSSPSQNHTTPIPSFFGSPRFKAFTTKCLPDTEPVVLKSPTSILDNKPLFTFGNLFGFDLNQSKSPKTFISLNNKRHHTTQTSEPKGVGLAIVDTLNDKPTKDNKVPPKTSNNKVLFGTKLRVQIPFNWGVPVKEMELSEDYTCVKSHGPNPKTTHIYGSCVVKSYCSSVLDELKCAEESDFLSFCHTCKKNLEQKIDIYIYRGEKAFCSQECRYQEMVLDGEEK, from the exons atgttgGCTGAATGGGATAGTGCCAAGGAATGTAG TTGTTTTTCAAGTTACATTTCTGATAAGACAGGCAAAGTTATGTTGAGGAATAGGTCCAGGGCAGTGACCAGCAAGCAGCAACCATTAATGGCTGATCACAGTTCTCAATCGTCGTCCCCCTCACAGAATCACACCACACCAATCCCATCTTTCTTTGGTTCTCCAAGATTCAAAGCTTTCACTACAAAATGTCTCCCCGACACTGAACCTGTTGTACTCAAGAGCCCTACTTCAATCCTCGACAACAAGCCATTGTTTACCTTTGGCAACCTCTTTGGTTTCGATTTAAACCAATCAAAATCCCccaaaacattcatctcactcAATAACAAGCGCCACCACACAACCCAAACATCGGAACCAAAAGGTGTTGGTCTTGCCATAGTCGATACTCTCAATGATAAGCCAACTAAAGACAACAAGGTTCCTCCCAAGACAAGTAACAACAAGGTTTTATTTGGGACCAAGCTCAGAGTTCAGATTCCTTTCAATTGGGGTGTTCCCGTTAAAGAGATGGAGTTGTCTGAGGATTATACATGCGTGAAATCCCACGGACCTAATCCCAAAACAACCCATATATATGGTAGCTGCGTTGTAAAGAGCTACTGCAGTAGTGTATTGGATGAGCTCAAGTGTGCAGAAGAGAGTGATTTCCTCAGCTTTTGTCACACATGCAAAAAGAATCTTGAACAGAAAATCGACATTTACATTTACAG AGGTGAGAAGGCTTTTTGCAGTCAAGAGTGCCGCTATCAGGAAATGGTACTGGATGGAGAAGAGAAATAA
- the LOC108469192 gene encoding FCS-Like Zinc finger 8-like isoform X1, with amino-acid sequence MCFVLVFLYKKIARICNRFSPFFPLLFWVFFSCFSSYISDKTGKVMLRNRSRAVTSKQQPLMADHSSQSSSPSQNHTTPIPSFFGSPRFKAFTTKCLPDTEPVVLKSPTSILDNKPLFTFGNLFGFDLNQSKSPKTFISLNNKRHHTTQTSEPKGVGLAIVDTLNDKPTKDNKVPPKTSNNKVLFGTKLRVQIPFNWGVPVKEMELSEDYTCVKSHGPNPKTTHIYGSCVVKSYCSSVLDELKCAEESDFLSFCHTCKKNLEQKIDIYIYRGEKAFCSQECRYQEMVLDGEEK; translated from the exons ATgtgttttgttttggtttttttATATAAGAAAATTGCAAGGATTTGCAATAGATTTTCACCATTCTTCCCTTTGCTTTTCTGGGTTTTTTTCAGTTGTTTTTCAAGTTACATTTCTGATAAGACAGGCAAAGTTATGTTGAGGAATAGGTCCAGGGCAGTGACCAGCAAGCAGCAACCATTAATGGCTGATCACAGTTCTCAATCGTCGTCCCCCTCACAGAATCACACCACACCAATCCCATCTTTCTTTGGTTCTCCAAGATTCAAAGCTTTCACTACAAAATGTCTCCCCGACACTGAACCTGTTGTACTCAAGAGCCCTACTTCAATCCTCGACAACAAGCCATTGTTTACCTTTGGCAACCTCTTTGGTTTCGATTTAAACCAATCAAAATCCCccaaaacattcatctcactcAATAACAAGCGCCACCACACAACCCAAACATCGGAACCAAAAGGTGTTGGTCTTGCCATAGTCGATACTCTCAATGATAAGCCAACTAAAGACAACAAGGTTCCTCCCAAGACAAGTAACAACAAGGTTTTATTTGGGACCAAGCTCAGAGTTCAGATTCCTTTCAATTGGGGTGTTCCCGTTAAAGAGATGGAGTTGTCTGAGGATTATACATGCGTGAAATCCCACGGACCTAATCCCAAAACAACCCATATATATGGTAGCTGCGTTGTAAAGAGCTACTGCAGTAGTGTATTGGATGAGCTCAAGTGTGCAGAAGAGAGTGATTTCCTCAGCTTTTGTCACACATGCAAAAAGAATCTTGAACAGAAAATCGACATTTACATTTACAG AGGTGAGAAGGCTTTTTGCAGTCAAGAGTGCCGCTATCAGGAAATGGTACTGGATGGAGAAGAGAAATAA
- the LOC108469192 gene encoding FCS-Like Zinc finger 8-like isoform X3 has protein sequence MFLSNSCFSSYISDKTGKVMLRNRSRAVTSKQQPLMADHSSQSSSPSQNHTTPIPSFFGSPRFKAFTTKCLPDTEPVVLKSPTSILDNKPLFTFGNLFGFDLNQSKSPKTFISLNNKRHHTTQTSEPKGVGLAIVDTLNDKPTKDNKVPPKTSNNKVLFGTKLRVQIPFNWGVPVKEMELSEDYTCVKSHGPNPKTTHIYGSCVVKSYCSSVLDELKCAEESDFLSFCHTCKKNLEQKIDIYIYRGEKAFCSQECRYQEMVLDGEEK, from the exons ATGTTTCTTTCAAATAG TTGTTTTTCAAGTTACATTTCTGATAAGACAGGCAAAGTTATGTTGAGGAATAGGTCCAGGGCAGTGACCAGCAAGCAGCAACCATTAATGGCTGATCACAGTTCTCAATCGTCGTCCCCCTCACAGAATCACACCACACCAATCCCATCTTTCTTTGGTTCTCCAAGATTCAAAGCTTTCACTACAAAATGTCTCCCCGACACTGAACCTGTTGTACTCAAGAGCCCTACTTCAATCCTCGACAACAAGCCATTGTTTACCTTTGGCAACCTCTTTGGTTTCGATTTAAACCAATCAAAATCCCccaaaacattcatctcactcAATAACAAGCGCCACCACACAACCCAAACATCGGAACCAAAAGGTGTTGGTCTTGCCATAGTCGATACTCTCAATGATAAGCCAACTAAAGACAACAAGGTTCCTCCCAAGACAAGTAACAACAAGGTTTTATTTGGGACCAAGCTCAGAGTTCAGATTCCTTTCAATTGGGGTGTTCCCGTTAAAGAGATGGAGTTGTCTGAGGATTATACATGCGTGAAATCCCACGGACCTAATCCCAAAACAACCCATATATATGGTAGCTGCGTTGTAAAGAGCTACTGCAGTAGTGTATTGGATGAGCTCAAGTGTGCAGAAGAGAGTGATTTCCTCAGCTTTTGTCACACATGCAAAAAGAATCTTGAACAGAAAATCGACATTTACATTTACAG AGGTGAGAAGGCTTTTTGCAGTCAAGAGTGCCGCTATCAGGAAATGGTACTGGATGGAGAAGAGAAATAA
- the LOC108469192 gene encoding FCS-Like Zinc finger 8-like isoform X4 — MLRNRSRAVTSKQQPLMADHSSQSSSPSQNHTTPIPSFFGSPRFKAFTTKCLPDTEPVVLKSPTSILDNKPLFTFGNLFGFDLNQSKSPKTFISLNNKRHHTTQTSEPKGVGLAIVDTLNDKPTKDNKVPPKTSNNKVLFGTKLRVQIPFNWGVPVKEMELSEDYTCVKSHGPNPKTTHIYGSCVVKSYCSSVLDELKCAEESDFLSFCHTCKKNLEQKIDIYIYRGEKAFCSQECRYQEMVLDGEEK, encoded by the exons ATGTTGAGGAATAGGTCCAGGGCAGTGACCAGCAAGCAGCAACCATTAATGGCTGATCACAGTTCTCAATCGTCGTCCCCCTCACAGAATCACACCACACCAATCCCATCTTTCTTTGGTTCTCCAAGATTCAAAGCTTTCACTACAAAATGTCTCCCCGACACTGAACCTGTTGTACTCAAGAGCCCTACTTCAATCCTCGACAACAAGCCATTGTTTACCTTTGGCAACCTCTTTGGTTTCGATTTAAACCAATCAAAATCCCccaaaacattcatctcactcAATAACAAGCGCCACCACACAACCCAAACATCGGAACCAAAAGGTGTTGGTCTTGCCATAGTCGATACTCTCAATGATAAGCCAACTAAAGACAACAAGGTTCCTCCCAAGACAAGTAACAACAAGGTTTTATTTGGGACCAAGCTCAGAGTTCAGATTCCTTTCAATTGGGGTGTTCCCGTTAAAGAGATGGAGTTGTCTGAGGATTATACATGCGTGAAATCCCACGGACCTAATCCCAAAACAACCCATATATATGGTAGCTGCGTTGTAAAGAGCTACTGCAGTAGTGTATTGGATGAGCTCAAGTGTGCAGAAGAGAGTGATTTCCTCAGCTTTTGTCACACATGCAAAAAGAATCTTGAACAGAAAATCGACATTTACATTTACAG AGGTGAGAAGGCTTTTTGCAGTCAAGAGTGCCGCTATCAGGAAATGGTACTGGATGGAGAAGAGAAATAA
- the LOC108467867 gene encoding F-box/kelch-repeat protein SKIP30-like → MSGLIEGLPDAVALRCLARVPFYLYPKLELVSRSWRAAIRGSELFKARQEVGSAEELLCVCANDPENLWQMYDPLRDLWITLPVLPSKVRHLAYFGVVSTGGKLYVLGGGSDDVDPLTGDQDGSFATDEVWSYDPIMRRWAQRASMVLPRAMFACCVLKGKIIVAGGFTSCRKSISQAEMYDPEKDVWIPIPDLHRTHNSACSGLVIGGKVHVLHKGLSTVQVLDHIGSGWTVEDYGWLQGPMAVVQGALYVMSHGLIVKQEKEVSKVVISASEFRRRIGFAMTGLRDEIYVIGGVIGPDRFNWDIKPMSDVDILTVGGNRPTWRQAASMTKCRGTIFGCTQLRI, encoded by the coding sequence ATGTCTGGATTAATTGAAGGTCTTCCAGATGCTGTTGCCCTTAGATGCCTAGCACGAGTTCCCTTCTACCTATATCCTAAGTTGGAGCTTGTTTCCCGTTCATGGAGAGCTGCCATTCGTGGCTCTGAGCTGTTCAAAGCTCGACAGGAGGTTGGCTCAGCAGAGGAACTTCTTTGTGTGTGTGCAAACGATCCAGAGAATTTATGGCAGATGTATGATCCTCTCCGCGACCTTTGGATTACTCTTCCTGTCCTTCCCTCAAAGGTCAGGCACCTTGCCTACTTTGGTGTGGTCTCAACTGGTGGAAAACTGTATGTGCTTGGTGGTGGGAGTGATGATGTCGACCCATTAACTGGTGACCAAGATGGGAGTTTTGCAACTGATGAAGTTTGGTCATATGACCCTATAATGCGTCGGTGGGCTCAACGTGCATCCATGGTCTTACCTCGTGCCATGTTTGCATGCTGTGTTTTGAAGGGAAAGATAATTGTTGCTGGTGGTTTCACCAGCTGCAGAAAATCTATCTCTCAAGCAGAAATGTATGATCCTGAGAAGGATGTCTGGATTCCAATACCTGATCTCCACCGCACACACAATTCAGCATGCTCAGGATTAGTTATCGGAGGGAAGGTGCATGTCCTGCACAAGGGGTTGTCAACAGTGCAAGTCCTGGACCACATAGGTTCTGGGTGGACCGTTGAAGACTATGGTTGGCTCCAGGGTCCAATGGCAGTTGTACAGGGAGCTCTGTACGTGATGAGCCATGGACTTATCGTCAAGCAGGAAAAAGAAGTTAGCAAGGTGGTGATTTCTGCTTCCGAGTTTCGTAGGAGAATTGGGTTCGCAATGACAGGACTAAGAGATGAAATATACGTGATCGGAGGGGTGATTGGCCCTGATCGCTTTAATTGGGATATCAAACCAATGTCTGACGTTGATATCTTGACAGTTGGGGGCAATAGACCTACATGGCGTCAGGCAGCTTCGATGACAAAGTGCCGAGGAACAATTTTTGGTTGCACGCAGCTAAGAATTTAG